A portion of the Choristoneura fumiferana chromosome 6, NRCan_CFum_1, whole genome shotgun sequence genome contains these proteins:
- the LOC141428658 gene encoding NADH-ubiquinone oxidoreductase 49 kDa subunit-like has protein sequence MVLNFGPQHPAAHGVLRLVLQLDGETVRAADPHIGLLHRGTEKLIEYKTYTQALPYFDRLDYVSMMCNEQCYSLAVEKLLNIDIALRAKFIRSEYTVECAVAAIHGV, from the exons ATGGTGCTCAACTTCGGGCCTCAGCATCCTGCGGCGCACGGCGTGCTGCGACTCGTGCTCCAGCTAGACGGGGAG ACGGTGCGTGCGGCCGACCCGCACATCGGGCTGCTGCACCGTGGCACGGAGAAGCTGATCGAGTACAAGACGTACACACAGGCGCTGCCCTACTTCGACCGTCTGGACTACGTGTCCATGATGTGCAACGAGCAGTGCTACTCGCTGGCCGTAGAGAAACTGCTCAATATAGACATCGCGCTGCGCGCCAAGTTCATCCGCAGTGAGTATACGGTAGAGTGCGCTGTTGCCGCTATACACGGTGTATAA